The Clostridiales bacterium DNA window GGCGGAATGGATATAGGCCAAATTTGGAGTGAGAGCGATTTAGAGGAAGAGATATGCCGATTATTATAGAAAACTTATCATATACATACAGCCCCAAAACCGTTTTTGCGCACGAGGCTTTAAAGAATGTGCATATGACCATAGACGACGGCGAATTTGTGGGCATTATAGGGCATACGGGCAGCGGCAAGTCCACTTTGGTTTTGCATCTTAACGGGCTTATCAAACTCACATCGGGCAAAATTTTGGTCAACTACATAGATTTAAGCAAAAAATACGACTACAAAAAATTAAGATCCACGGTCGGCATAGTATTCCAATATCCCGAATACCAGCTTTTTGACGAAACGGTTGAGAAAGACATAGCCTTCGGGCCAAAAA harbors:
- a CDS encoding ATP-binding cassette domain-containing protein is translated as MPIIIENLSYTYSPKTVFAHEALKNVHMTIDDGEFVGIIGHTGSGKSTLVLHLNGLIKLTSGKILVNYIDLSKKYDYKKLRSTVGIVFQYPEYQLFDETVEKDIAFGPKNLGLSKEEVAYRVRTAMEMVGLDYESVKDRSPFELSGGQ